A window of Corallococcus macrosporus DSM 14697 contains these coding sequences:
- a CDS encoding HEPN/Toprim-associated domain-containing protein: MGTEITLDVAGVSVTYSKNRRGIDHGSIFQEQDRTAIKSNQLDYDWYEEEGEDPTPSETAFTRPLKHVVPRLELLGFNLERVRLEYDAVAQGWLEERQSLQDDDDEPIPGLMSFEEFCAFATAHPLDSLDDTFILGTDDTSEEKVRGRFNGMQLERIPGYRSYDIQAYSERSFFGRLVDILHPYSVLRLLAEARANEGAPVVWQYGPLVRAGWAAEREFVPHARRTETFLIATEGSSDVHILKHALALLRPGIADFFRFIDVSESHPFSGTGNLVKFAEGLAKIDVQNQVVFVFDNDAEGLDAHQRLSTLTLPENMRGIMLPELEDFRAFPAQGPDGLHNSDINRRAAAIECYLDLEVGGHPPAKVLWTNYKKSLGTYQGALEYKEFYSKEFLKQTAETLAAGVYDIRKIESVLDLLIAECTAIAVGKWGPADVELRDAF, translated from the coding sequence GTGGGAACGGAAATTACGCTCGATGTCGCTGGAGTGTCAGTCACGTACAGCAAGAATCGCCGCGGAATTGATCATGGATCGATTTTCCAGGAACAAGATCGAACGGCGATCAAGAGCAACCAGCTCGACTACGATTGGTATGAAGAGGAGGGCGAGGACCCCACACCTTCCGAGACGGCGTTCACGCGGCCGCTTAAGCACGTCGTTCCGCGCCTCGAACTCCTAGGCTTCAATCTGGAGCGCGTCCGCCTTGAATATGACGCCGTCGCGCAAGGCTGGCTAGAGGAGAGGCAGTCTCTTCAGGATGATGATGACGAGCCTATTCCCGGCCTGATGAGCTTTGAGGAGTTCTGCGCGTTTGCCACCGCGCATCCGCTCGACAGTCTCGACGACACCTTTATCTTGGGCACGGACGATACAAGCGAAGAGAAAGTCCGAGGGCGCTTCAATGGGATGCAGTTAGAGCGGATTCCAGGCTATCGATCCTATGATATTCAGGCCTATTCGGAGCGTAGCTTCTTCGGTCGCTTAGTAGATATCCTCCACCCATATTCGGTACTGCGGCTTTTGGCGGAGGCGAGGGCGAACGAGGGAGCTCCTGTTGTTTGGCAATATGGACCGTTGGTGCGGGCGGGATGGGCAGCAGAGCGGGAGTTCGTGCCCCACGCCCGGCGAACTGAGACCTTCCTGATCGCGACTGAAGGCAGCTCAGACGTCCACATCTTAAAGCATGCGCTCGCGCTGTTGCGGCCAGGGATAGCGGACTTCTTCCGCTTTATCGACGTGAGCGAAAGCCATCCGTTTTCGGGCACAGGCAATCTGGTGAAGTTTGCGGAAGGGCTCGCCAAGATAGACGTCCAGAATCAAGTCGTCTTCGTATTCGACAATGACGCCGAGGGGCTTGATGCCCATCAGCGTCTGTCCACGCTCACTCTCCCTGAGAACATGCGCGGGATCATGTTGCCCGAATTGGAGGACTTCAGAGCGTTTCCGGCTCAGGGTCCCGACGGGCTCCACAACTCGGACATTAACCGGCGCGCCGCGGCAATCGAGTGCTATCTCGATCTGGAGGTCGGCGGTCACCCGCCGGCCAAGGTGCTCTGGACCAACTACAAGAAGAGCCTCGGCACCTATCAGGGGGCACTGGAATACAAGGAGTTCTATAGCAAGGAATTCTTGAAACAGACGGCCGAGACGTTGGCCGCAGGTGTGTATGACATCCGCAAGATTGAGTCAGTTCTCGATCTGCTCATTGCAGAATGTACAGCAATCGCTGTCGGCAAATGGGGCCCGGCAGACGTCGAATTGAGAGATGCCTTCTGA
- a CDS encoding IS256 family transposase, whose protein sequence is MEKGTPESGEAPACIWQELETYARRKVQEFVQAVLEEEVTELLGRVKSQRRAAVDAARVYRNGHGKARKLAMQGGTIEVRRPRVRGLEERFESRVLPLFVRRTEQVGALLPELYLHGLSKGDFELALRGLLGDGAPLSASSIERLKGKWQAEYDAWSERRLEERELVYAWADGVYVKAGLEKDKAALLVLVGAMRDGRKEVLAVVPGHRESKEAWLEVLRDLKARGLEAPKLLVADGALGLWAALPEVWPESSEQRCWNHKLANVLDKLPKKLQPEARQKLCAIPYAKSQAEAEKLRDGFKKRYGRWHPKAAEALESDWERLVAFYAFPQAHWKHLRTTNVVESPFASVRLRTDAAKRFKKVQNATALIWKVLLVAEKKFRRLDAPELLADVFEGRKFVDGKPVRKTVVRDAA, encoded by the coding sequence ATGGAGAAGGGTACGCCCGAGTCGGGTGAGGCGCCAGCGTGCATCTGGCAGGAGTTGGAGACGTATGCCCGCCGGAAGGTGCAGGAGTTTGTCCAGGCGGTGCTTGAGGAGGAAGTCACGGAGCTGCTGGGCCGGGTGAAGTCGCAGCGCCGGGCGGCGGTGGATGCGGCGCGCGTCTACCGCAACGGGCACGGCAAGGCGCGCAAGCTGGCCATGCAGGGCGGCACCATCGAGGTGCGCAGGCCACGGGTGAGGGGCCTGGAGGAGCGCTTCGAGAGCCGGGTGCTGCCGCTGTTCGTGCGGCGCACCGAGCAGGTGGGCGCGCTGCTGCCGGAGCTGTACCTGCATGGACTGTCGAAGGGGGACTTCGAGTTGGCCCTGCGAGGTCTGCTGGGAGACGGGGCGCCCCTGTCGGCATCCTCGATTGAGCGGCTGAAGGGCAAGTGGCAGGCGGAGTACGACGCCTGGAGCGAGCGCCGGCTGGAGGAGCGGGAACTGGTCTACGCCTGGGCGGACGGGGTGTACGTGAAGGCCGGGCTGGAGAAGGACAAGGCGGCGCTGCTGGTGCTGGTGGGCGCGATGCGGGACGGACGCAAGGAGGTGCTGGCGGTAGTCCCGGGCCACCGTGAGTCGAAGGAGGCGTGGCTGGAGGTGCTGCGAGACTTGAAGGCCCGAGGGCTGGAAGCACCGAAGCTGCTGGTGGCCGACGGGGCGCTGGGCCTGTGGGCCGCACTGCCCGAGGTGTGGCCCGAGTCCAGCGAGCAGCGCTGCTGGAATCACAAGCTGGCCAACGTGCTGGACAAGCTTCCCAAGAAGCTGCAGCCCGAGGCCCGCCAGAAGCTATGCGCCATCCCCTACGCCAAGAGCCAGGCGGAGGCCGAGAAGCTGCGCGACGGCTTCAAGAAGCGCTACGGCCGCTGGCACCCGAAGGCCGCCGAGGCATTGGAGTCCGACTGGGAGCGACTGGTGGCCTTCTACGCCTTCCCCCAGGCGCACTGGAAGCACCTGCGCACCACCAACGTGGTGGAGAGCCCCTTCGCCTCCGTGCGCCTGCGCACCGACGCGGCCAAACGCTTCAAGAAGGTGCAGAACGCCACTGCCCTCATCTGGAAGGTGCTGCTGGTGGCCGAGAAGAAGTTCCGCCGGCTCGATGCCCCTGAGTTGCTCGCGGACGTGTTCGAGGGGCGGAAGTTCGTCGACGGAAAGCCCGTCAGGAAGACCGTAGTCAGGGACGCCGCCTGA
- a CDS encoding MarR family winged helix-turn-helix transcriptional regulator, producing MDGIRRLVRLLRVSARASERLVGISGAQLFVLQRLAEAGPCSINTLAEQTLTHQSSVSAVVTRLIERGLVTRRPSPEDGRRVEVSLAPAGRALLREAPPMAQAQLIAGLRKLKPGVREGLARGLSALVSELGLEGDSPPLFFEEEMKPRKRRKEKLDGAA from the coding sequence ATGGACGGCATCCGCCGTCTGGTGCGCCTCCTGCGCGTTTCGGCCCGAGCATCCGAGCGGTTGGTGGGTATCAGCGGCGCGCAGCTCTTCGTGCTGCAGCGGCTGGCGGAGGCCGGCCCCTGTTCCATCAACACCCTGGCCGAGCAGACCCTCACGCACCAGAGCAGCGTGTCGGCGGTGGTGACGCGCCTCATCGAAAGAGGGCTCGTCACGCGCCGGCCCTCGCCGGAGGACGGCCGCCGGGTGGAGGTGTCGCTGGCGCCGGCGGGCCGGGCGCTGTTGCGCGAGGCGCCACCCATGGCCCAGGCCCAGCTCATCGCCGGGCTGCGGAAGCTGAAGCCGGGCGTACGCGAGGGATTGGCGCGCGGACTGTCCGCGCTGGTGTCGGAGCTGGGGCTGGAAGGCGACTCGCCGCCGCTCTTCTTCGAGGAAGAAATGAAGCCGCGCAAGCGGCGCAAGGAGAAGCTGGATGGAGCGGCCTGA
- a CDS encoding peroxiredoxin-like family protein gives MDSKRSRRRVGEVLAPFRVTTLTHGPLELPLRTADAFTHLQFRRFAGCPICNLHVRRFAAARGRLEAEGVRTVAFFHSTEASMRPYQGDLPFPVVPDPERRWYQHFGVEQSRVAALHPRAMLAAVKGLASVPSNPFAGEGGAQGLPADFLLDATGRVLALHQGRHADDHWEVEDVLALARSVRSQSARSS, from the coding sequence ATGGATTCCAAGCGCTCCCGTCGTCGGGTCGGCGAGGTCCTCGCCCCCTTCCGCGTCACCACGCTCACCCATGGTCCCCTGGAGCTCCCGCTTCGGACCGCCGACGCGTTCACGCATTTGCAGTTCCGGCGGTTCGCGGGCTGCCCCATCTGCAACCTGCACGTGCGCAGGTTCGCCGCCGCCCGGGGCCGGCTGGAGGCGGAGGGTGTCCGCACCGTGGCGTTCTTCCACTCCACCGAGGCGTCGATGCGGCCCTATCAGGGGGACCTGCCCTTCCCCGTCGTGCCGGACCCGGAGCGTCGGTGGTACCAGCACTTCGGGGTGGAGCAGTCCCGTGTCGCGGCGCTCCATCCGCGGGCCATGCTGGCCGCGGTGAAGGGGCTGGCCTCCGTCCCCTCGAACCCCTTCGCGGGGGAGGGCGGGGCCCAGGGGCTGCCCGCGGACTTCCTCCTGGATGCCACGGGGCGGGTGCTCGCGCTCCATCAGGGACGCCACGCGGATGACCACTGGGAGGTGGAGGACGTGCTGGCGCTCGCGAGGTCCGTGCGGAGCCAAAGTGCTCGCTCCTCGTGA
- a CDS encoding Uma2 family endonuclease, whose product MGYGARKLDHPATLADLDALQEGVVGEIIDGTLYAHPRPMAGHSYLESRLIAELDGPFQRGRGGRDGWWLLTEPGIQVEGSPEFVPDLAGWRRERVPEFPTSRWTLAPDWACEILSPSTRAYDQRIKRPFYARIGIRHLWFIDLDARTLIVSELMNDRWVELGVHGDEDIIRAAPFEDFELKLGALWPPSQRGEDT is encoded by the coding sequence ATGGGCTACGGGGCTCGAAAGCTGGACCATCCTGCCACCCTCGCCGACCTCGACGCGCTTCAGGAGGGGGTCGTGGGGGAGATCATCGATGGGACGCTCTATGCGCATCCGCGTCCGATGGCAGGGCACTCCTATTTGGAGAGCAGGCTCATCGCCGAATTGGACGGGCCCTTTCAACGGGGACGCGGAGGGCGTGATGGCTGGTGGCTGCTGACGGAGCCTGGAATCCAGGTAGAGGGCTCGCCGGAGTTCGTTCCAGACCTGGCCGGGTGGCGTCGCGAGCGCGTCCCCGAGTTCCCCACCAGTCGGTGGACGCTCGCTCCGGACTGGGCCTGCGAGATTCTCTCCCCCAGCACGCGTGCGTACGACCAGCGCATCAAGCGCCCCTTCTACGCGCGCATCGGCATCCGCCATCTCTGGTTCATCGACCTGGATGCGCGCACGCTCATCGTGAGCGAGCTCATGAATGACCGCTGGGTCGAGCTGGGCGTCCATGGTGACGAGGACATCATCCGGGCCGCGCCGTTCGAGGACTTCGAGCTGAAGCTCGGTGCGCTGTGGCCTCCGTCCCAGCGCGGAGAGGACACGTAG
- a CDS encoding chloride channel protein — protein MERPEVERVEEGQGSGPEARETLPVAPSMGPALADVRTPRAMESVDRRVVFISVIAVVLALAAGLVAQLLGSLIELFTNIAFFGRFSTAPVSPADNTLGPWVIVVPVVGAILVGFMARYGSRAIRGHGIPEAMENVLYNQSRIPPRMTFLKPLSAAVAIGTGGPFGAEGPIIATGGALGSLVGQLLRVTADERKALLAAGAAAGMAATFGAPVSAVLLAVELLLFEYRPRSVIPVALATATATGVRMAFVGGAPAFAMPDLLPPSGAALAFYVALGAVVGVASMLVTRAVYAIEDAFEKLPLHWMWWPALGAVVVGVVGYFSPRTLGVGYTNIEDILSGHFVGTAMLFFCAMKFISWSVALGSGTSGGTLAPLFTLGGGLGSGLGLLATYLAPGLGVDVRVAALVGMAAIFAGASRALLASVVFAFETTRQPMGLLPLLGGCAAAYLVSALMMRHSIMTEKLARRGGRVLTEYGVDALGQALVRDVGLRPVVSLEADRPLEEVRAWLASGAPGTTHQGFPVVAGGGLVGVVTRRDLLDGRDATGLRVRELVKRPPAVAYADSSLREAADLMVEEGVGRLPVVRRDAPTHVVGILTRSDLLGANRRRLEDSRRMERGVGGPRRTGPQPA, from the coding sequence ATGGAGCGGCCTGAAGTAGAGCGCGTCGAGGAGGGCCAGGGCAGCGGCCCCGAGGCGCGGGAGACGTTGCCGGTGGCCCCGTCGATGGGGCCAGCGCTCGCGGACGTGCGCACGCCTCGCGCGATGGAGTCAGTAGACCGGCGCGTGGTGTTCATCAGCGTCATCGCCGTGGTGCTGGCGCTGGCCGCGGGGCTGGTGGCGCAGTTGCTGGGTTCGCTCATCGAGCTCTTCACCAACATCGCCTTCTTCGGCCGTTTCTCCACGGCGCCGGTGTCCCCGGCGGACAACACGCTGGGGCCGTGGGTCATCGTGGTGCCGGTGGTGGGCGCCATCCTCGTCGGCTTCATGGCTCGCTACGGCTCGCGCGCCATCCGCGGGCACGGCATCCCCGAGGCGATGGAGAACGTGCTCTACAACCAGAGCCGCATCCCGCCGCGCATGACGTTCCTCAAGCCGCTGTCGGCGGCGGTGGCCATCGGCACCGGCGGCCCCTTCGGCGCGGAGGGGCCCATCATCGCCACGGGCGGCGCGCTGGGCTCGCTGGTGGGGCAGTTGCTGCGCGTCACCGCGGACGAGCGCAAGGCCCTGCTGGCCGCGGGCGCGGCGGCGGGCATGGCGGCGACGTTCGGCGCGCCAGTGTCCGCGGTGCTGCTCGCGGTGGAGTTGCTCCTGTTCGAGTATCGGCCCCGCTCGGTCATCCCCGTGGCGCTGGCCACCGCTACCGCGACGGGGGTGCGCATGGCCTTCGTGGGGGGCGCGCCCGCGTTCGCCATGCCGGACCTCCTGCCCCCGAGCGGCGCCGCGCTCGCTTTCTACGTGGCGCTGGGCGCGGTCGTGGGCGTGGCCTCCATGCTGGTCACCCGCGCGGTGTATGCCATCGAGGACGCGTTCGAAAAGCTGCCGCTCCACTGGATGTGGTGGCCAGCGCTGGGCGCGGTGGTGGTGGGCGTGGTGGGCTACTTCTCCCCTCGCACGCTGGGCGTCGGCTACACCAACATTGAGGACATCCTCTCCGGCCACTTCGTGGGCACGGCGATGCTGTTCTTCTGCGCGATGAAGTTCATCTCCTGGTCGGTGGCGCTGGGCAGCGGCACCTCGGGTGGCACGCTGGCGCCGCTCTTCACGCTGGGCGGCGGCCTGGGCTCCGGATTGGGGCTGCTGGCCACGTACCTGGCGCCGGGGCTGGGCGTGGACGTGCGCGTGGCGGCCCTGGTGGGCATGGCCGCCATCTTCGCGGGGGCGTCTCGTGCGCTGTTGGCCTCGGTGGTGTTCGCCTTCGAGACGACGCGCCAGCCCATGGGCCTGCTGCCGCTGCTGGGGGGCTGCGCGGCGGCGTATCTCGTGTCCGCGCTGATGATGCGCCACTCCATCATGACGGAGAAGCTGGCCCGGCGCGGGGGGCGCGTCCTCACGGAGTACGGCGTGGACGCGCTGGGACAGGCCCTGGTGCGCGACGTGGGGCTCAGGCCCGTGGTGTCCCTGGAGGCGGACCGGCCGCTGGAAGAGGTGCGCGCGTGGCTCGCCTCCGGCGCGCCCGGCACCACGCACCAGGGCTTCCCGGTGGTGGCCGGCGGGGGGCTCGTGGGCGTCGTTACCCGCCGCGACCTGCTGGACGGTCGTGACGCCACGGGCCTGCGCGTGCGCGAGCTGGTGAAGCGTCCTCCGGCGGTGGCGTACGCGGACAGCTCGCTGCGCGAGGCGGCGGACCTGATGGTGGAGGAGGGCGTGGGCCGGCTGCCGGTGGTGCGTCGCGACGCGCCCACGCACGTGGTGGGCATCCTCACCCGCAGTGAT
- a CDS encoding LysR family transcriptional regulator, translated as MMLFDRLDASHLHALQVLLEEKHVTRAARRLGISQSSLSHRLRRLREALGDPLLVRSGPRLVPTPRAEAIAPRLTEALRALEAAVSLPAAFDPAAYTGALTLVMPDLFAPVLSNLLGALQRTAPRMSLRARPLSPELPRQLVEGPLCLALAPSHFADATTHARLLAEPRFAVVGRRGHPALRQRLTLSRWLAYGHVVVHVGGERVNPLADLLARQGLRRHVALEAPSFLSGLQALAHSDLLMNVPMPLFGDAIRMLDLEACAPPIALPRVRFALQWHERFQHDAAHRWVRDQVFSAVHPLLHKPGSSPGARPA; from the coding sequence ATGATGCTCTTCGACCGCCTCGACGCCTCGCACCTCCATGCGCTGCAGGTCCTGCTGGAGGAGAAGCACGTCACCCGCGCCGCCCGACGCCTCGGCATCAGCCAGTCCTCCCTGAGCCATCGGCTGCGGCGCCTGCGCGAGGCGCTGGGTGACCCCCTCCTGGTGCGCTCGGGCCCGCGACTCGTGCCCACGCCTCGCGCGGAGGCCATCGCGCCCCGGCTCACCGAGGCCCTCCGGGCGCTCGAAGCCGCCGTGAGCCTCCCGGCGGCGTTCGACCCGGCGGCGTACACCGGGGCGCTGACCCTGGTGATGCCGGACCTGTTCGCTCCCGTGCTCTCAAACCTCCTCGGCGCCCTTCAGCGGACCGCCCCACGGATGAGCCTGCGCGCGCGGCCCCTGTCCCCGGAGCTGCCGCGACAGCTCGTCGAGGGCCCGCTGTGCCTCGCGCTCGCGCCCTCCCACTTCGCGGACGCCACCACCCACGCACGGCTGCTCGCGGAGCCGCGGTTCGCGGTCGTCGGACGCCGAGGCCATCCGGCGCTGCGACAGCGCCTGACGCTCTCGCGCTGGCTGGCTTACGGGCACGTCGTCGTCCATGTCGGCGGCGAGCGGGTCAACCCCCTGGCGGACCTGCTCGCGCGCCAGGGATTGCGGCGGCACGTCGCCCTGGAGGCGCCGTCGTTCCTCTCCGGACTCCAGGCGCTGGCCCACTCGGACCTGCTGATGAACGTCCCCATGCCCCTCTTCGGTGACGCCATCCGGATGCTGGACCTGGAGGCATGCGCGCCCCCCATCGCACTGCCCCGCGTCCGCTTCGCCCTGCAGTGGCACGAGCGCTTCCAGCACGACGCCGCGCACCGGTGGGTCCGAGACCAGGTCTTCTCCGCGGTCCACCCGCTGCTCCACAAGCCCGGCTCCTCTCCGGGCGCGCGCCCCGCCTGA
- a CDS encoding transposase zinc-binding domain-containing protein → MEERGWEYRRRQPEGTVLYEAVRDNLATLLAEAGELGRGLPRYVERDFAKYLECGVLAHGFARVRCESCKDELLVAFSCKGRGVCPSCNAKRAHVTTVHLVEQVLPHVPYRQWTLNLESVEPARVQARMLAR, encoded by the coding sequence GTGGAGGAGCGCGGGTGGGAGTACCGGCGGAGGCAGCCGGAGGGGACGGTGCTGTACGAGGCGGTGAGGGACAACCTCGCCACGCTGCTGGCGGAGGCAGGTGAGCTGGGACGCGGCCTGCCCCGGTACGTGGAGCGGGACTTCGCCAAGTACCTGGAATGCGGAGTGCTGGCACACGGCTTCGCGCGGGTGCGCTGCGAGAGTTGCAAGGACGAACTGCTCGTCGCATTCTCGTGCAAGGGGCGAGGGGTGTGCCCCTCCTGCAACGCGAAGCGGGCGCATGTGACGACAGTGCACCTGGTGGAGCAGGTGCTGCCGCACGTGCCCTACCGGCAGTGGACGCTGAACCTGGAATCTGTAGAGCCAGCGCGTGTCCAGGCTCGCATGCTGGCTCGGTAG
- a CDS encoding HipA N-terminal domain-containing protein, with amino-acid sequence MDHFPGELPTFFANLLPVGALQVLAQAQFAPESAADTLAIVGEDFPGAVIVRPTTDKVVVLPR; translated from the coding sequence CTGGACCACTTCCCGGGTGAGCTTCCGACCTTCTTCGCCAATCTCCTCCCGGTAGGCGCCCTCCAGGTCTTGGCGCAGGCGCAGTTCGCGCCGGAATCCGCGGCCGACACCCTGGCCATCGTCGGTGAGGACTTCCCTGGCGCTGTCATCGTTCGACCCACGACGGACAAGGTGGTTGTGCTTCCCCGCTGA
- a CDS encoding phosphatidylserine decarboxylase family protein: MYLRLDARYRNLFGYRAGYLPRDRRHLQAWHQELKAQLRARATGRVRSEAVRKLTELIDTNAIIRMYVNSMIAQVPAAYRVVENTAELLAALDVITVTAPLYNADPHKRNAFPMSSLFAYMMMTPAGEAVFRNDEFNRALKDILQEWCQYLDSAESAHVLNEGEDGWLSQFAYQDMKLYEFIFDRSAPCWGWKSYNDFFHREIRKEARPIAAPSDPKVIVSANDGSIVSIARGVQRTDTFWLKGEPYSLFDMLDRSEFADRFVGGYVFQSFLSGANYHRWHSPIDGVVRDARVVNGLMFSDAEAMGADPTAGTYSEVYDACVNTRGLIFIESPNPKIGMVCVIPIGITEISSVTINVKPGDKLAKGDELGYFSYGGSSMCLVFQPGAIDHFTVPAPATPPGGDPSTGPAILVNAQIAVSN, translated from the coding sequence ATGTACCTCAGGCTCGATGCACGGTACCGCAACCTGTTTGGATACCGCGCCGGGTACCTGCCGCGAGACAGACGACACCTTCAGGCCTGGCACCAGGAGTTGAAGGCGCAGCTCCGCGCGCGCGCCACGGGCCGGGTGCGGAGCGAGGCGGTCCGAAAGCTCACGGAGTTGATCGACACGAATGCAATCATCCGGATGTATGTCAATTCGATGATCGCCCAGGTCCCTGCCGCCTACAGAGTCGTCGAGAACACGGCCGAGCTCCTGGCGGCGCTCGATGTCATCACGGTGACCGCACCGCTCTACAACGCGGACCCGCACAAGCGGAACGCGTTCCCCATGTCCTCGCTGTTCGCGTACATGATGATGACTCCGGCCGGTGAAGCGGTGTTCCGGAATGACGAGTTCAACCGGGCGCTCAAGGACATCCTCCAGGAGTGGTGCCAGTACCTGGACAGCGCAGAGAGCGCGCACGTCTTGAACGAGGGTGAGGACGGCTGGCTTTCACAGTTCGCATACCAGGACATGAAGCTGTACGAGTTCATCTTCGACCGCTCCGCGCCCTGCTGGGGCTGGAAGTCGTACAACGACTTCTTCCACCGCGAAATCCGGAAGGAGGCCCGGCCGATCGCCGCGCCGTCCGACCCGAAGGTCATCGTCTCCGCGAATGATGGCAGCATCGTTTCCATCGCGAGAGGCGTTCAGCGGACGGACACGTTCTGGCTCAAGGGGGAGCCCTATTCGCTCTTCGACATGCTGGACAGAAGCGAGTTCGCCGATCGGTTCGTGGGGGGCTACGTCTTCCAGTCCTTCCTGAGTGGGGCGAACTACCACCGCTGGCATTCACCCATCGATGGCGTTGTGCGGGACGCGCGCGTGGTGAACGGGTTGATGTTCAGTGACGCGGAGGCCATGGGCGCTGACCCGACCGCGGGCACCTATTCGGAAGTCTATGACGCCTGTGTGAACACACGCGGGCTCATCTTCATTGAGAGCCCGAACCCGAAGATTGGCATGGTGTGCGTCATTCCAATCGGCATCACCGAAATCTCCTCGGTGACCATCAACGTCAAGCCGGGGGACAAGCTCGCGAAGGGCGACGAGCTGGGCTACTTCAGCTACGGCGGTTCGAGCATGTGCCTGGTCTTTCAGCCTGGCGCCATTGACCATTTCACCGTCCCGGCGCCGGCAACGCCCCCCGGCGGCGATCCGAGCACAGGCCCTGCAATCCTGGTGAACGCGCAGATCGCCGTCTCGAACTGA
- a CDS encoding endo alpha-1,4 polygalactosaminidase: protein MRVAVAGWTSLWCIALFACSGPSGSADSAERSEDTAVLAEARTLTCASLQVESGSIGSGQSVQGLHTQTLSGTQDRWVEYVEFFPGTSATCAYALPSDVGPADVLTAEVGINYRGPARAQMRWLFEAWDYAAGAWVLVGDNTFAQSWRWTSTSLALASPQRFVSGGPVKLRYRTTSTADASLLDLLVVRIQVAASDAGTPGDAGTPTDAGTPGDAGTPVSWEGVNSFTYQLTNYPQGKLDTIADSKFDLAIVDLARDGYDDWFTAAEITALKGRGKQVLAYFEIGAIEEYRPEWSQVPDDLKLGPVGGWPDEQYVKYWDERWWPIVQGRIDQALAAGFNGCYLDMVVTYEEIPANSAGTNRADLARKMVALIERISQYAKASNPAFKVMPQNSPELVDDPAYLPAIDGLGMEDMYWSDDTPCDMGWCEENRTNAARVRAAGKLVLSTDYAVQAAHIADAYTRSRAAGFVPYVSVRALDRMTVNAGWDPQ from the coding sequence ATGCGAGTCGCGGTAGCAGGGTGGACGAGTCTGTGGTGCATCGCGCTGTTCGCCTGTAGTGGTCCCTCCGGAAGCGCGGACAGCGCGGAGCGGAGCGAGGATACGGCGGTCCTCGCGGAGGCCCGGACCTTGACGTGCGCCAGTCTCCAGGTCGAGAGCGGCTCCATCGGCTCGGGGCAGAGCGTCCAGGGGCTGCACACGCAGACGTTGTCGGGCACGCAGGACCGCTGGGTGGAGTATGTCGAATTCTTCCCCGGCACCTCCGCCACGTGCGCGTACGCGCTCCCCTCGGACGTGGGCCCCGCCGACGTCCTCACCGCCGAGGTGGGCATCAACTATCGTGGGCCCGCCCGGGCGCAGATGCGCTGGCTGTTCGAGGCATGGGACTACGCGGCGGGCGCCTGGGTGCTGGTCGGCGACAACACCTTCGCGCAGTCCTGGCGGTGGACGTCCACGTCGCTCGCGCTGGCGTCGCCGCAGCGCTTCGTCAGCGGAGGCCCGGTGAAGCTCCGCTACCGCACGACGTCCACGGCGGATGCGTCGCTGCTGGACCTGCTCGTGGTGCGCATCCAGGTCGCCGCCTCGGACGCGGGCACGCCCGGCGACGCAGGGACGCCCACGGACGCGGGGACCCCTGGTGACGCCGGCACGCCCGTGTCGTGGGAGGGCGTCAACAGCTTCACCTACCAGCTCACGAACTATCCCCAGGGGAAGCTGGACACCATCGCCGACTCGAAGTTCGACCTGGCCATCGTCGACCTGGCCCGCGACGGCTACGACGACTGGTTCACCGCCGCCGAAATCACCGCGCTCAAGGGCCGGGGCAAGCAGGTGCTCGCGTACTTCGAGATTGGCGCCATCGAGGAGTACCGCCCCGAGTGGTCCCAGGTGCCCGACGACCTGAAGCTCGGCCCCGTGGGCGGCTGGCCTGACGAGCAGTACGTGAAGTATTGGGACGAGCGCTGGTGGCCCATCGTCCAGGGCCGCATCGACCAGGCGCTCGCCGCGGGCTTCAACGGGTGCTACCTGGACATGGTGGTGACGTACGAGGAGATTCCCGCGAACTCCGCGGGCACCAACCGCGCCGACCTCGCGCGGAAGATGGTGGCCCTCATCGAGCGCATCAGCCAGTACGCCAAGGCCAGCAACCCGGCCTTCAAGGTGATGCCCCAGAACTCCCCGGAGCTGGTGGATGACCCTGCCTACCTGCCCGCCATCGACGGGCTGGGCATGGAGGACATGTACTGGTCCGACGACACCCCCTGCGACATGGGCTGGTGCGAGGAGAACCGGACGAACGCCGCCCGGGTCCGCGCGGCCGGCAAGCTGGTGCTCTCCACCGACTACGCTGTCCAGGCCGCGCACATCGCGGATGCCTATACCCGCTCGCGCGCGGCGGGCTTCGTCCCCTACGTCAGCGTGCGCGCGCTGGACCGCATGACGGTGAACGCGGGGTGGGATCCACAGTAG